In a single window of the Centroberyx gerrardi isolate f3 chromosome 17, fCenGer3.hap1.cur.20231027, whole genome shotgun sequence genome:
- the commd8 gene encoding COMM domain-containing protein 8 produces MVVLLSRLPFTECPKLCHRVVDGVCGREPPCRADYSATWSLEEWLELLDSLSALFRLAVGNNSSDEEVLAGLSDAGSGYGEAVLSVLRARREEIRQALVERTNSISSATLQDFDWQLKLALSSDKISSLQTPLLSLSLDVRENGALRPIVMEMNREELHTLISSLEAANKVVLQLK; encoded by the exons ATGGTGGTTTTACTGAGCAGGTTACCTTTTACAGAATGTCCAAAA TTGTGTCACAGGGTGGTGGATGGGGTTTGTGGGCGGGAGCCTCCATGTAGGGCGGACTACAGCGCCACCTGGAGCCTGGAGGAGtggctggagctgctggactcCCTGTCCGCCCTCTTCCGGCTGGCCGTGGGCAACAACAGCTCTGACGAAGAG GTGCTGGCAGGCTTGTCGGACGCGGGCAGCGGCTACGGAGAGGCTGTGCTGAGCGTGCTGAGGGCCAGACGGGAGGAGATCCGCCAAGCTCTTGTGGAGAGAACCAACTCCATCTCCAGCGCTACTCTGCAAGACTTCGACTGGCAGCTTAAG TTAGCCCTGTCCAGCGATAAGATCTCGTCTCTGCAGACTCCTCTGCTGAGTCTCAGTCTGGATGTGAGGGAGAACGGAGCCCTCCGGCCCATCGTCATGGAAATGAACAGAGAGGAGTTGCATACACTCATCAGCTCACTAGAAGCCGCCAATAAG